In Dermacentor silvarum isolate Dsil-2018 chromosome 2, BIME_Dsil_1.4, whole genome shotgun sequence, the following proteins share a genomic window:
- the LOC119442609 gene encoding uncharacterized protein LOC119442609, producing MAKLPGTVFLFDVDGTLTKSRQVITNEMSEFLRRLKRDVAVALVGGSDLVKIEEQMGGPGAVAEFEYVFSENGLVAHRNGKLIGKQSLLNFMGEEKLQKLINFCLRYVADLTLPQKRGTFVEFRSGMLNVSPIGRNCSLSERNAFEIYDKEHGIRAKFVKALRENFADYNLQYSIGGQISFDVFPRGWDKTYCLDQLVQDGYKTIHFFGDKTAEGGNDYEIYEDPRTVGHSVKSPEDTMVQVEETLSSVKKSA from the coding sequence ATGGCCAAGCTGCCGGGAACAGTATTTCTCTTTGATGTGGACGGAACATTGACTAAGAGCAGGCAAGTGATCACCAACGAAATGTCCGAGTTTCTCCGAAGACTGAAGCGTGATGTCGCCGTCGCCCTTGTCGGTGGTTCGGACCTGGTGAAGATAGAAGAGCAAATGGGAGGGCCAGGTGCTGTAGCCGAGTTTGAATACGTGTTTTCGGAGAACGGCTTGGTCGCCCACAGGAATGGTAAACTGATCGGAAAGCAGAGCCTGCTTAACTTTATGGGAGAGGAGAAGCTGCAGAAGCTGATCAACTTCTGCCTCCGCTACGTGGCCGACTTGACTTTGCCCCAGAAGCGCGGAACTTTCGTGGAGTTTCGATCGGGCATGCTCAACGTGTCGCCAATTGGCCGCAATTGCAGCCTCAGCGAACGAAACGCCTTCGAAATTTACGACAAGGAGCACGGCATCAGGGCGAAATTCGTGAAGGCTTTGCGGGAAAACTTCGCCGATTACAACCTACAGTATTCCATCGGAGGACAGATCAGCTTCGACGTTTTCCCACGCGGTTGGGACAAGACTTACTGCCTTGACCAACTTGTTCAGGATGGCTACAAGACCATACACTTTTTTGGCGACAAAACCGCCGAGGGTGGTAATGACTATGAAATTTACGAAGATCCCAGGACCGTGGGACACTCCGTGAAATCTCCAGAAGACACAATGGTGCAAGTAGAGGAAACACTGTCATCTGTGAAGAAGTCGGCGTAG
- the LOC119442606 gene encoding LOW QUALITY PROTEIN: probable electron transfer flavoprotein subunit alpha, mitochondrial (The sequence of the model RefSeq protein was modified relative to this genomic sequence to represent the inferred CDS: deleted 1 base in 1 codon), which yields MLSLRHVHRGGLLQAFSTACRHNSTLVIADHSGGQMLPSTLNAIAAAKKIGGEVACLVIGKDVSGVAAQVGKAEGLQKLLLAENAAFEGLLPERLAPVVLATCKQFNFTHVIGASTAFSKGLLPRVASKLDVSPVSDVLDIKSPDTFVRSIYAGNAIQTIKAKDPVKVLLVRGTCFDPVGDGGAGVSPENAPTADFDTSKSTFEGQELSKSERPELTSAKKVISGGRGMKSGDNFKMLYDLADKIGAAVGASRAAVDAGFVPNDLQVGQTGKIVAPELYVAVGISGAIQHLAGMKDSKTIVAINKDPEAPIFQVADLGLVADLFKAVPEMLSKIDKYVTK from the exons ATGCTGTCGCTCAGGCACGTCCACAGAGGTGGCCTCCTTCAG GCCTTTTCTACAGCCTGCCGTCACAACAGCACGCTCGTCATCGCTGACCACAGCGGGGGCCAGATGCTGCCGTCGACATTGAATGCCATAGCCGCGGCGAAAAAGATCGGTGGCGAGGTCGCGTGCCTTGTCATTGGCAAGGATGTGTCAGGT GTTGCAGCTCAAGTTGGCAAAGCTGAAGGCCTTCAGAAACTTCTCTTGGCCGAAAACGCTGCCTTTGAAGGCCTTTTACCAG AACGTCTGGCACCTGTTGTGCTGGCCACGTGCAAGCAGTTCAACTTTACCCACGTGATCGGTGCGTCAACTGCATTTTCAAAA GGTCTGCTGCCCAGGGTAGCCTCGAAACTAGACGTGTCTCCCGTTTCCGACGTGCTCGACATCAAGTCCCCTGACACCTTTGTTCGTTCCATCTATGCAG GTAATGCTATTCAAACAATCAAGGCAAAGGACCCAGTGAAAGTGCTACTTGTCCGAGGGACCTGTTTCGACCCTGTTGGCGATGGCGGCGCTGGTGTCTCACCTGAAAATG CACCAACCGCTGACTTCGATACCAGCAAATCTACGTTCGAGGGCCAGGAACTGAGCAAGAGTGAACGGCCAGAGCTGACCAGTGCCAAGAAGGTCATCTCTGGAG GACGAGGCATGAAGAGTGGAGATAACTTCAAGATGCTCTACGATCTGGCTGACAAAATTGGAGCAGCTGTTGGTGCCTCGCGAGCTGCTGTC GACGCTGGCTTTGTGCCCAACGACCTGCAGGTTGGGCAGACAGGAAAGATTGTGGCTCCG GAGCTCTATGTGGCAGTGGGCATCTCTGGTGCCATTCAGCACCTTGCTGGCATGAAAGACTCCAAGACCATTGTAGCCATCAACAAGGACCCTGAAGCACCAATCTTTCAAGTGGCCGACCTTGGCCTCGTAGCAGATCTCTTCAAGGCTGTTCCAGAGATGCTCAGCAAGATAGACAAATATGTCACCAAGTGA